Below is a genomic region from Pseudomonas frederiksbergensis.
CAGGACCAATCGAGTGCTGGTGCGAGCCTGGGCCGGCTGACCGAACGCCAGCTCGCCGACATCGATCACCGGCACCACCGCGCCGCGATAGGCAAACACCCCTGCGACCCAGGACGGCGCCCTGGCAATCGGCTTGAGTGCCAGGCGCGGCAGCACTTCAGCCACCTCGATGGCTTGCAGCGCATAGCGCTCGTCGCCGATGCGAAACACCAGAAACAATGACTGCCGGGGTGCCATGCCTGCCGCGCGTTTCGCCACGAGTTCGCTCATCAGACTTTGAATCGCGAGACGCCGCTGCGCAGCCCCACGGCCACCGAACTCAGCTCGTCGATGGCGAAACTGGCCTGGCGCAGGGACTCGACTGTCTGACTGCTGGCATCGCCCAACTGCACCAGCGCGTGATTGATCTGTTCAGCCCCAGAGGCCTGGGCCTGCATGCCTTCGTTAACCATCAACACCCGCGGCGCCAGCGCCTGAACCTGGTGGATGATCTGCGACAGCTGCTCGCCGACCTGCTGCACCTCGGACATGCCGCGGCGCACCTCTTCGGAGAACTTGTCCATGCCCATGACCCCGGCCGACACCGCCGACTGGATCTCGCGAACCATCTGTTCGATGTCATAGGTAGCGACGGCAGTCTGGTCCGCCAGACGTCGAACTTCGGTGGCG
It encodes:
- a CDS encoding chemotaxis protein CheW produces the protein MSELVAKRAAGMAPRQSLFLVFRIGDERYALQAIEVAEVLPRLALKPIARAPSWVAGVFAYRGAVVPVIDVGELAFGQPAQARTSTRLVLVHYQPDDATPGQLLGLILEQATDTLRCNPADFQPYGLDNRQAPYLGPVREDAQGLLQWVRVADLLDAQVRALLFPSPPLDLAMLEEHP